The Salvelinus fontinalis isolate EN_2023a chromosome 34, ASM2944872v1, whole genome shotgun sequence region cCTCCTGTATAGTGCATCTTGAGGACTACATATAGTCAGGATGATTTTGGAGACATCTGGATCATGGTTTTATTAGCGCCCCAGGGGTCATGCCCCCCCCATACAACCCCCCCATGCTTTCTTCATCAATGAGTTTGAATAATTAAGATGGGTCACGTTTCCTTTTGCAACTGGAGAATTGTCTGCGTGGTTCACAACTGTTTTCTCATTtagttttttatttgatttagttTTTATCCGACTAAAGCTGGTAGACAGACAAGCCGTTGGACATAGAGTAGGTAGGTGGGAGTTATAGATTGGGTGTAAATAGAACATCCTAAATCCATGTAGGATCCTTGAGTCGTTCCCCATAATGCCCTGTCATGTCCAGTTTGTGGTCAGATGTCCAACCGGAATGCCTGCAGAAAAAAGTAAACAATTGAAAAATATCTCAAACCCAGGCACTGAAAACCGTGATTGCTGGTAGTCCTATGGTATTTGGATGTCTGGGAGGGCCTATTTATTGTAGTGTTAagtgttgtgtgagtgtgtgccttAGTAGCGTAGTGAGCTGTGTTACCGTTAAATATTGCCACCCAgtttctctgctctttctctcatGTCTGTCTTCCTCTTTTTTGAGTTGCTTGTTTTCTTCCCCCTTTCTCTCATCTCTTGATCTCTAGTCCTCTGACCAGTGACAGAGGAATATAATCCCAACAGGTAAATGGAGAGATGTACACTGCGATAGGGAGGGTTTGTAAGGAGAGGGAGAAATGAACATGACATTCTGAGCcttgacagacagacatgcatggATCAGGATGGCACCTCCCTAACAACACAGGGAGTGATTTAATTTTAGAATGTAATTATTTTTTTGGTCTTCAAGTTTCTCTTGAATATGTTTATAGTGGGAGATGATAATAGATACTGGTAGTTTAGCGAGGGAGGGTCCTTCTGCATTCAATGACAACTCTGAATCTGCCCGTCAGACCAAATGTCCATCTGTTATTTTTTTGCTTATGATAaattaaataatatatattttatttagccAAATATTAATTAGGGTGATGCTTTTAGTAAATTAACCCATTGGAATGTGATCTATTTAGAGTGATTTGAGAAACTTAAGTTGACCACTCCTGtttggtaggtaggtaggttgtTGAATCTCATCTGGATAGTTCATAGAGAATGATAgcggcctctagtggccaaaaggccATTTTAGCATGAGCAGGGCCATGAGGGCTTCCGCCATTTGAATGTAGTCAACTGGttgggacttccaacttcattgaCCGATCCCTACTGGTGACCCTGTTGAAGTCGTGCaaccaggtcatcaggagggatcggCCAATCGggaagaagaaaatggactactttGAAATGGAGGTTGCCTCAATGAAGCTGTCACAGATgccataatggcacagatacaatgAGGCCTCTTTCCATCTCTATGGGATAGTTTCACCTCTTACAGCTGCGCCTTTAGGACCCAAAGGAAGCCACTTGGTGCTGGGCGGGTCAGGCGTGCCAATGTAGCATTAACCTCTGAACTCTGACCTTCAGGTTATGATGTATTTATGTACAAAGTTGGTTAATTTAATCAGATATTATATATGTATTCTTTATTTTGGATCGACTGCTATTTTTCTATGCGAGTAAAGTATACACCTGGTTAACTGGAAGGATGGCTGGCGACGTGAAGCCCAGTTTAAGGAGGATAATGTTaagtattgttttttttttagataCTGGTATGGCTGTTTTGATTTCATTATTGCACATTTGTCCTCATCTTCTAAGATAATAAATCCTATTTATGTCATTTCATATTTCAAGTTTACTGTGGTAGCTATGGGTAATGTTAGGTCCACAATTCTCCATTTACCTTATTACAGTATTAAACCTGACAGTGATTTGAAGAACAGGGGAATGACCATCAACCAAGATTCACATGAATATTTCAGATATGACATAATTTGAGTGAGCCGAAGGTCATAAAGTACTGTATAAGATACTGGGAGGCGTTTAGTCAACTCTGACAAGGGTTGTAATTGAAGATCTGAAGTTGTCTTtgtcatgccagtatgttgtaaCCAACCACCATAATGATGTTTTGATAACTCCCTAACCCACTCACACACAGTGTTATGTAACATatgtatactgtacattagatGGATAGTGCCGGTTAGTTACTGTAACACCATTCCTTGGTGGAAACCGTTGATTCTCTTAACACTGGTTCTCTGTACTGTTTTTGTAGGAGAGGAGGGTCTTTAGTGTAACCGTAGCCAAAATGTCCTTTTGTGTTCACTATTTGTCTTTTTTCCCCAACTCATGTTATTTTTTTAAGCCTCTGCtttcccccttcttcctccacaTGTTGCTTCCAGTCTTCTCAGAATCACTTGGATCAGAGTAGAGTCAGCGAAGATGACCTGAACATGTTTATGCAAACCTTACTGTTCACAAAGCATGTTGTCAAACAGCAGCACTGACGGCCAGCAATGCCACTGCTGAGATCAGTAGTGTTCATGGCAATAATTAGACGTTGGAGAACCCTGAGAATGCTACAGAACCAATCAGGATAGAGCAATATTTCTCCAAGCAGGCCCTGGCTTCATCCAATTTGGTAGTTTCCTTAAGGTCCTCAATTCTGTGTTGAGTCATCAAGAGGTCATGACAGTCATCCTGTCATTGCTCCCAAACTGATCTGGATCTGGAATCAGTCCTCACGCCTGAAATAGCTAGGATGAGTCAACAGAGACACTTAGGTCCTGAGTGCATTTCTGCATTGGTCCTGAAATCCTTGAGCTTGATTGCTTTTAATCGGGAGCGTCCCActgattagattttttttaaaggttgTTGCTTTTATGTTTTTCTATTTTGTCATGGTTTCTCCCCAACTGTATGTCTTTTGTCGTTTTAAGTTTACATGCAACTGTTATTGGTGGAAAAATAAAATCCTAGATAATGAAATGCATTCCTTACCTGCAGAAGAAAATCTACACATGATGTATTTAATTAATAATGATAATGACAGTTGTGATGAATAATAAACCATAATATATTAAAGAACCCTGCTCTGTATTGCATTCTTGTTTCATATTGATATAGCCCGCATTCTCCCAATGAGCTGTGCATGAACATTTTATTCCATTCTGGAAAAACTTCATATTTCAGACAGTCTATGgtccagcagggggcagtaaaGGTGTATGATTGCTGTCTTTACAAATGAGCCTGGTGTGCGGGTAAGGTTTAGGTTGTGTCTCAGACAATTTGTATTTCTTCCCCCTATGCACACAGCACAGGAAATACACCAGCACTGTTGTGTCTCAATCCCACTCTACCAGAACCACTCATGAACAGAGACAATAGGGTACAAAAGATAAGAGCTTTTATTCACAGTTAGTCCCTTTTATTCGTTACAGAGGAGTTTCTGGCAGACTAAAGCTAGTCCAGGTGCAGAAAACAAAGGAGCTTATAGAAAACAAAGAGGTAGAAGtaaaggaggaaagggaggagggaaaggaggTGAAGACGAGTGTTTTCTTTGggtcctttctcttctctctagcAGCCTTTCTCACTTCTTGAGAAAAACGTAGCCGTCACTTTAAGGAGACCATGTTTTTCTCTAGCCTCATTCCTTCTTAGAATATCTCCTATTTTCCCACCTCATCTACAGGAGATAACCTCTACAATATTTATAGAACGATATCCCTCTGTTTGGTTTATTTGCCCATCTGAGGGTTAAATTAAGGGGGAGTGAAAGGACTTCCAGGTCTAACCTCCGAGCTGTTGCAGCTGAGGCAAAGACTGGTGCTCCATTTCACCTTGGGGTTTACACATCCATACCACAGCAGTGGAATACGACTTGCTGTGTGCATTTCTTCtaacagagagactggggaaacaACCAATGATGGATAGGAGTAAGATATGAAAAGGAGGAAgagggttaagggaagggaaagcggatgagaaagagatggagatgtTAAAAGATCATTTTTATTGAAAATAATCCCATATCCCCACGAACAAACATAGACAACCCATGAGCACCCGCTCTCACACAAATGTCTTGAGTAGAGACGAGTCTTTTAGAGAATttgtgtgagtgagagacagagcaCATGAGTACACATAAAGAGAAGTTAGGTATGAGAGAATagaaggaagaagagaggagcagGAAGGAGAATGGCAAGGGAGCCTGTTTTCTTTTCTTCAGTCTGTTTCAttactcctccttctcctctccgtGTGTGATGACGTAGCAGATTTGCTTGTAGTCTACGTTGCCGGCCACATCTGGGGGGAAGGCAGCCCACAGGTTCTTCATctgaggggaggagaagaagggtCAGCCACTCGCCAAGTCAAGGGACAACGAGAGATCATGATGATATTCAAACTGAATGATTAGAAATGTATTCACCTCCTCTGCAGAGAACCTGTCGCACTGAGTGGTCAAGAGCTCCtgaaggctagagagagagagggagacgaagTCAGAAACATTCATGAAGCTGTGGATTCTGTTATGGAGTGCACTCATTACTACAACTGTAAAATAAGGAAGGAAATATTCTCACAATTCCTTCTTGATGAAACCGGTAGCCTCGGGGTCCAGGACCTTGAAAGCACTAACGATGACATCCTCGGGATCAGCACCTGAGACACACAGAGTGTCAGTCAGGCATGTTACACTGACAGCAAGACACATGCAATGTAATCAGATATGGGAGTGTACTTAGAAAGCCACTAACACTTTGAAGCGATTATAACCTGGTTATAACAAGTTAGATAGTGAGCCTAACAGAGTCAAATTAATAAATTAGGAGATGTGCAACTGAAATAAAGTAAGAAAGTACAGTGAGTTATAGACCCACCCTTGAGCTTCTCTCCGAACATGGTGAGGAAGACGGTGAAGTTGATGGGGCCGCTGGCCTCCTTGACCATGGCTTCCAACTCCTCATTCTTCACATTCAATTGGCctacagagcagggagggagtGGAGGTTAGCTAGCACcattatctatctctctctctcacacacacacaaacacatacacacatatacagtacatattagACATTGTGGACATACTAAGGCGCACTTTTAATAGAGACAAGTCAGTCACATAATATGTCCTCAGAATCTTAAAAGATCTTAAATGTAACCCTTGCTCACCCATTGAGGCCAGCACGTCCCTCAAGTCATCCTTGCTGATGATACCGTCTCTGTTCTGGTCAATGATTGTGAAAGCctgagaaggagggaaggagggagggaagaattGAGGAATACAGATAATGTCTGGCATGACATGAACACCAGTCACCAGAGTCTGCCAAGTTGTCATCCCCAGTGTGacatggaggagggggggttcaGTCCTGTGCATAGTGGGacgtggaggagggggggggggggggggggggttcagtccTGTGCGTGGTGGGACATGGAGAAGGGGGGGTTCAGTCCTGTGCATAGTGGGacgtggaggagggggggggggggttcagtccTGTGCGTGGTGGGacatggaggagggggggttcaGTCCTGTGCGTAGTGGGACgtggaggagggggggttcaGTCCTGTGCGTAGTGGGACGTGGAGGAGGGTGGGTTCAGTCCTGTGCGTGGTGGGacatggaggagggggggttcagtcctgtgtgtagtgggacatggaggggggggggggggggggttaagtccTGTGCGTAGTGGGaagtggaggagggggggttcaGTCCTGTGCGTAGTGGGACgtggaggagggggggttcaGTCCTGTGCGTGGTGGGaagtggaggagggggggttcaGTCCTGTGCGTAGTGGGACgtggaggagggggggttcaGTCCTGTGCGTAGTGCGacatggaggagggggggttcaGTCCTGTGCGTAGTGGGACGTGGGTAGCATGTGCACTCCATACAACTTAGAGACACCGCTGTCAACTATGGTCATTTAAGTGCCAGGTGCTGCCTATTTATGGCACAATGCTATGTAGCCCTTGTTAGGCGAGACCTAAAAAGAACAGAAGAAATTGAAATTCTTACACGTTCATTTAGGGAGAGCTCATTAAGTTACACCTGTTAAATCCTTCTTCCACTGTCCCAGCTTGTCTCTGGACCTCATCTCTTACATCTATGAAACCCAAGAGGACCCCCATGGTTGATCTTGAACTTAAAAAAGCAGCTGGTAATCCATCTTCCtgactcacacacatgcacacacactccccccatcATCGCAAAGTGTTAAGACTGTCCCAATGATGATGTCAGACATTCCCCAAGTGATACTTAAGAAGTCTGTATCACTTACAGCAGCAAGAATTCCCACCGTCAAGTCTGTGCCCATATCCCTTGACGACACTTTTGAAAACACATACTATCATATACAATCTCCCACCTACTTCCAGATCCCTATTTCCTGACCTTATCTATCCTTCCATACACACAGTATCCTTCCCTACACTCCTTCCACTTTCTACCCTCCGTCTTTCATCTACATACCGTTCACCTCTCCAACCTTCCTCTCCTCATAATCAGGTACACTAACCTGCCTTCCAAACTCTAGACATTATCAGAAGCTCAAGAAGGTGCCCCCCCACCCCTTCTGTTCCCCTCTTTCCCCACCTGTTCTCCCCCTGTCCACCCCCCATCCCCCCCAGTCACCCCccgttcaccccccccccccccccctcactgcccttcccctctcctctgtgtgcAGAGTGCCAGCCAGGGCCCAGTTGTCCTGCCATACTTAAACATGCA contains the following coding sequences:
- the LOC129833422 gene encoding myosin regulatory light chain 2, skeletal muscle-like codes for the protein MAPKKAKRRGAAAEGGSSNVFSMFEQSQIQEYKEAFTIIDQNRDGIISKDDLRDVLASMGQLNVKNEELEAMVKEASGPINFTVFLTMFGEKLKGADPEDVIVSAFKVLDPEATGFIKKEFLQELLTTQCDRFSAEEMKNLWAAFPPDVAGNVDYKQICYVITHGEEKEE